A DNA window from Turicibacter sp. TJ11 contains the following coding sequences:
- a CDS encoding transposase: MFMEGIISDSHSIFKFLKGLDLDLFLSKPQFRHLNHFLNLMISETYTGKISAVKHCHRTTFGRFLNDSSWDDEMISNQIQSYLLSCIYNRSHQTGKPIYVLVDDTTCVKTKPSSQATYPIQGCGWHYSHLHHQYVYGHQFVTLMLQCDDVTLPYQIIPYEKDKQSKIELVKEILTTLPKPPHKGYILADSWYTCETLFQIANQLGFYYLGGIKTNRIILPKGYRPKGIQLKSFANTLSLKDLDLVTVGSETYYTYTYEGRVRGGHVVKIILSWPQKAPLEEKALRCFMSHDLKLSAKQILKHYTKRWPIEIFFRETKQNFGLARYQVRTLKGIKRLMLMIQFVYLYLKRVTKTGDCIGESLRECQRKQKQELVKFIYIKAQTGVGLNTIFEELKIA, translated from the coding sequence ATGTTCATGGAAGGTATTATATCAGATTCTCATTCAATTTTCAAATTTTTAAAAGGGCTAGACTTAGACTTATTTCTATCGAAACCACAGTTTAGGCATCTTAACCATTTCCTAAATTTGATGATTAGTGAAACTTATACGGGCAAAATCTCTGCCGTTAAGCATTGTCATCGGACAACTTTTGGACGATTTTTAAATGATAGTTCCTGGGATGATGAGATGATTTCTAATCAAATTCAATCCTATCTTCTATCTTGCATTTACAATCGTTCACATCAAACAGGAAAACCTATTTACGTATTAGTAGATGATACAACATGTGTTAAAACTAAGCCCTCGTCACAGGCGACTTATCCTATTCAAGGATGTGGTTGGCACTACTCTCATCTTCATCATCAATACGTCTATGGCCATCAATTTGTTACCCTGATGCTTCAATGTGATGACGTCACCTTACCGTATCAAATCATTCCGTATGAGAAAGATAAACAGAGTAAAATTGAACTCGTTAAGGAGATTCTCACCACTTTACCTAAACCGCCTCATAAAGGATACATCCTAGCTGATAGTTGGTATACTTGTGAAACCTTATTCCAAATCGCTAATCAATTAGGCTTTTATTACTTAGGAGGAATCAAAACCAATCGAATCATTCTTCCGAAAGGCTATCGTCCGAAAGGGATTCAACTTAAATCATTTGCGAACACCTTATCCCTCAAAGATCTCGACTTAGTCACAGTTGGATCAGAGACCTATTATACTTATACATATGAGGGTCGAGTGAGAGGTGGCCATGTCGTCAAAATCATTTTGAGTTGGCCACAAAAGGCTCCACTTGAAGAAAAAGCCTTACGTTGTTTTATGAGTCATGATTTAAAATTGTCTGCTAAACAAATTCTTAAGCACTACACGAAACGTTGGCCCATTGAAATATTCTTTCGTGAAACGAAACAAAACTTTGGATTGGCTCGTTACCAAGTTCGAACATTAAAAGGGATTAAACGTTTGATGTTAATGATTCAATTCGTTTACCTGTATCTAAAGCGTGTAACTAAGACAGGGGATTGTATTGGCGAGAGTTTGCGCGAATGCCAACGAAAACAAAAACAGGAATTAGTTAAGTTCATTTACATCAAAGCGCAAACCGGAGTAGGGTTAAATACCATTTTTGAAGAATTGAAAATTGCATAG
- a CDS encoding ATP-binding cassette domain-containing protein — MTALLFERIFNYVSTPDIFTVNFVLKVIGSIVGIYFVMNIGKIIAKRTEFAIIQDGVKKLKDRLFLSILMRHPEQQKDTATYTSLLLNDVSVLEKNYFSALFEIGINLLIFLFSLIVMFSKSAKLSLILLVGVSLPILMTKVIEPIIVNKSKKWEQSYGKYTHFIQDCFKGMTTIQNYSIEQETARQHGGLSSTVGRLLTSLNTVKESVSYATFGLTFAITLSVQLYGMFLVSQHELELGEVMAIIQLSNTVAYPLVSVFGMYAQLISTKNIRERIAENLEVEPMPEDVLDEEFNQLSCIHVNYQREEKQILKNINLTIDKGEKVLIVGGNGAGKSTLLKVLQKKITDIEGDIYFNQHNVKSLSPKTLFKNIGFVLQNVFVFNKSVIYNIVFNDKFSKSELDDIIELVGLNSLVNERGDEFIVGESGAYISGGQKQRIEIARALIRKRPILFLDEAFSAIDKQSSLKIENELLKNKELTIAAIQHSINQENLSLYHKVIVLKDGAVVEEGRPDELLQNNDSFLHTVLQS; from the coding sequence GTGACGGCATTGCTATTTGAAAGGATTTTTAATTATGTGTCAACCCCGGACATTTTTACGGTGAATTTCGTTTTAAAAGTGATTGGATCAATCGTTGGAATTTACTTTGTAATGAATATCGGGAAAATTATTGCGAAAAGAACGGAGTTTGCGATTATTCAAGATGGCGTGAAAAAACTTAAGGATCGTTTATTTTTAAGTATTTTAATGCGTCATCCTGAACAACAAAAGGATACGGCTACCTACACTTCCCTATTATTAAATGATGTGTCAGTGTTAGAAAAGAATTATTTTTCTGCTTTATTCGAAATTGGTATTAACCTTCTAATTTTCCTGTTTAGTTTGATTGTGATGTTTAGCAAAAGTGCCAAGCTAAGTCTGATCCTTTTAGTGGGTGTTTCATTACCTATTCTGATGACGAAAGTGATTGAACCTATAATCGTTAATAAGTCTAAAAAGTGGGAACAATCTTATGGGAAGTATACACATTTTATTCAAGATTGTTTCAAAGGGATGACAACGATTCAAAATTATTCAATTGAACAGGAGACAGCAAGACAACATGGAGGATTAAGTTCAACTGTTGGACGGTTATTGACATCGTTAAATACGGTTAAAGAAAGTGTTTCTTATGCTACCTTTGGGTTAACGTTTGCCATCACTCTATCTGTTCAACTGTACGGGATGTTTTTAGTGAGTCAACATGAGTTAGAATTAGGTGAAGTAATGGCGATTATTCAATTATCAAATACGGTAGCCTATCCATTAGTTTCTGTTTTTGGAATGTATGCTCAATTGATTTCTACTAAAAATATTCGTGAGCGTATTGCCGAAAACTTAGAGGTTGAGCCAATGCCAGAGGATGTGTTAGATGAGGAGTTTAATCAGCTCTCATGTATACATGTCAATTACCAACGTGAGGAGAAACAAATTTTGAAAAATATTAATTTAACAATTGATAAAGGTGAGAAGGTACTGATTGTTGGGGGAAATGGAGCTGGGAAATCGACATTGCTTAAAGTGTTACAAAAGAAGATTACGGATATTGAGGGAGATATTTATTTTAATCAGCACAATGTTAAAAGTTTATCGCCCAAAACCTTGTTTAAAAATATCGGATTTGTTCTGCAGAATGTGTTCGTATTTAATAAAAGTGTGATATACAATATTGTCTTTAATGATAAATTTTCAAAGAGTGAATTAGATGATATTATTGAGTTAGTCGGATTAAACTCGTTAGTAAATGAACGAGGTGATGAGTTTATTGTTGGTGAGAGTGGTGCCTATATATCAGGTGGTCAAAAACAGCGTATTGAAATTGCAAGGGCTCTTATTCGTAAACGCCCGATTCTTTTTTTAGACGAGGCTTTTAGTGCGATTGATAAACAGAGCTCATTAAAAATAGAAAATGAATTATTAAAAAATAAGGAATTAACAATCGCAGCGATTCAGCATTCAATTAATCAGGAAAATCTTTCGCTTTATCATAAAGTGATTGTATTAAAAGATGGGGCTGTTGTTGAAGAAGGGCGACCAGATGAATTGTTACAAAATAATGATTCCTTTTTACACACTGTTTTACAATCATAA
- a CDS encoding DUF1643 domain-containing protein, which produces MITTRSSVRTEVVYSDDMNHRLILKKDWSRDKEKLKCTIIMINPSTADEIEMDRTTMNIINNLKRLNYTSVDICNLFSYITPKLRMGDSLDELLHPENDIYIEKSALKCDSLIIAWGSFGDGSKKMMKRQEELLEKLKPFKDKTFYISDQYGVKMYHPLSPKAATWNLVDWKN; this is translated from the coding sequence ATGATTACAACTCGTTCAAGCGTCAGAACAGAGGTGGTTTATTCAGATGATATGAATCATCGATTGATTTTGAAAAAGGATTGGTCGAGAGATAAGGAAAAGTTAAAGTGTACGATTATCATGATTAATCCATCAACAGCTGATGAAATAGAAATGGATCGTACGACCATGAATATCATCAATAATTTGAAACGATTGAATTATACTTCAGTTGATATCTGTAACTTATTTTCCTATATTACACCTAAATTAAGGATGGGTGATTCATTAGATGAGTTGTTACATCCTGAAAATGATATCTATATTGAGAAGTCAGCATTGAAATGTGATTCATTGATTATCGCATGGGGATCATTTGGTGATGGAAGTAAAAAGATGATGAAAAGACAAGAGGAATTGTTAGAGAAGTTGAAACCATTCAAAGATAAGACTTTCTATATAAGCGATCAATATGGAGTTAAAATGTATCACCCTTTATCCCCTAAGGCAGCAACGTGGAATTTAGTAGATTGGAAAAATTAG
- a CDS encoding DpnD/PcfM family protein — protein MSHKITVCITETLQRLIEVDVDEMDFDPIEYVRDQYLDEEIILDSSDLVDTEFTICD, from the coding sequence ATGAGTCATAAAATAACAGTATGTATAACGGAAACTTTACAACGTCTGATTGAAGTAGATGTTGATGAGATGGATTTTGATCCAATTGAATATGTCAGAGATCAATATCTTGATGAAGAAATTATCTTAGATTCATCAGATTTAGTTGATACTGAATTTACCATCTGTGACTAA
- a CDS encoding ABC transporter ATP-binding protein, which produces MQRICSLQNIDKSYEKKQVLNQFNLDIYQGEMVAIVGKSGVGKTTVLNILGLLEKPDSGCVNLFEQDMSKIKLSQVNQLLRYKISYLFQNYALIENETISKNLDVALAYVNKSKREKQKMKEEALKKVGLDVDVNDKIYTLSGGQQQRVAIARLLLKPCDLILADEPTGSLDAETRDDILGLLTALNKEGKTIVIVTHDDTISMRCHKTINL; this is translated from the coding sequence ATGCAAAGAATATGCAGTTTGCAAAATATTGATAAATCATATGAAAAAAAACAGGTCTTAAATCAATTTAATCTTGATATTTATCAAGGTGAAATGGTGGCTATCGTTGGAAAGAGTGGTGTTGGAAAAACAACTGTACTCAATATCCTAGGATTATTAGAAAAGCCAGATAGTGGTTGTGTGAATTTATTTGAACAAGATATGAGTAAGATTAAATTAAGTCAGGTTAATCAATTACTTCGCTATAAGATTTCTTATTTGTTTCAAAATTATGCGTTAATTGAAAATGAAACAATTTCTAAAAATTTAGATGTAGCATTGGCATATGTTAATAAGAGTAAACGCGAGAAACAAAAGATGAAAGAAGAAGCATTAAAAAAAGTTGGCTTAGATGTGGATGTTAATGATAAAATATATACCTTATCTGGTGGGCAACAACAGCGAGTAGCGATTGCTCGTCTATTATTAAAACCTTGTGATTTAATTTTAGCAGATGAGCCAACTGGATCATTAGATGCTGAAACCAGAGATGATATATTAGGTCTTTTAACTGCTCTCAATAAAGAAGGAAAAACAATCGTTATTGTGACACATGACGATACTATTTCTATGAGATGTCACAAAACTATAAATTTATAA
- a CDS encoding ATP-binding cassette domain-containing protein, with amino-acid sequence MKKVILNNVSKKIGNDEVLKNISAEFESGKIYGIFGRNGSGKTMLFRAICGLIKITEGDICFDNIRLHQDVSYAPNVGVIIETPAFWKQFSGFENLKMLANIQRKITDVEIEESLRRVGLDPNDKRPVKKYSLGMKQRLAIAQGIMEKPDLIVFDEPTNALDEEAVNLLRQILIEEKERGATVLIASHNKDDIRLLSDVFMKMESGRLSEVMTYE; translated from the coding sequence ATGAAGAAAGTAATTTTAAATAATGTTTCTAAAAAAATTGGAAATGATGAAGTGCTAAAAAATATTTCCGCTGAATTTGAGTCCGGAAAGATTTATGGTATTTTTGGAAGGAATGGTTCCGGTAAAACCATGTTATTTCGTGCCATTTGTGGATTGATAAAAATAACAGAGGGGGATATTTGTTTCGATAATATCAGACTACATCAGGATGTCTCGTATGCTCCGAATGTAGGAGTAATAATTGAAACACCAGCGTTTTGGAAGCAGTTTAGTGGTTTTGAAAATTTAAAAATGTTAGCAAATATTCAAAGAAAAATAACGGATGTTGAAATAGAGGAATCACTGCGACGAGTTGGGCTTGATCCTAATGATAAGCGTCCCGTAAAAAAATATTCCTTGGGGATGAAACAAAGACTAGCAATTGCTCAAGGAATTATGGAAAAGCCTGATTTAATTGTATTTGATGAGCCAACAAATGCATTAGATGAAGAGGCTGTGAATTTATTAAGACAAATTCTTATAGAGGAAAAAGAACGTGGTGCTACTGTATTAATTGCGAGTCACAATAAAGATGACATAAGGTTATTGTCAGATGTTTTTATGAAAATGGAAAGTGGAAGGCTGTCAGAGGTGATGACGTATGAATAA
- a CDS encoding ThiF family adenylyltransferase, translating to MYLKKHLNFIGDRNKSEFSCHIPGSLDSDMIVELDDFDRVWSFLEIISKDDNENDLIEWKDRYQVKPEELEEIENFLIDNDLVYTNEQRYDEENPRRLNFLNNIIGGPNRYTIEQLIDSKQILIIGLGTVGTAVLRLLLGMGFKRFILIDGDRVEKKNLMHQFYFDKRDIGRKKVEVIIEKIKELSNEVSINIYDEYINTFQDLKPIIKEYRIDCIFCAFDNYSLELLSQLEEYTSKNKIPTYISGYNVGKTVAKKLDKEVVNESKPLLNENIKTIFSNSGVGFLGDLAAILMFRLWMEELVGILNHHTKKLEIDFFSLSNITEKNIKINEILNYDNIYDNALVNKEIKENIIMPRILNYYLEYIKFGDPKIFEIIKKYNDQFKLELFENEELEQQRYMNQLSQFKITYQDKEYNIMEFSKLILTVSDIPTEIIDAYLHQQVKLFPQAIEIIKHKKEKYYSDYQIIWNEKSNFIRLMKKCMLEFSKIHLNYTIDYNEYKLIQNKGEIEDIDIVLNSLKKIDTKVIGYDLSGYIDYCKSHNYLHVGPTIKNTLCLYNPRYNSVNISIPFSYSWDNAISIAHEIGQGYFYSFISSREKHKLGALVNKTFAFINEFLFEFTILETGINRKAIVDSIVYKLQNVIVRLFSLDLYEQRILNLDEITLENIVEGRNQLITESFPNFKIMNDKFSRYNLVINLDMLFEKRDVCLYPEALVYGFYIAKEVYSTDDAFSRFTSWLRKKPIEDITISNLLSQVFGVTLNTEFYEIIIGEIIDYAKILKNISSECSTV from the coding sequence GTGTATTTAAAGAAACATCTAAATTTTATAGGTGATAGAAATAAAAGTGAGTTTTCCTGTCATATTCCAGGTAGTCTTGATTCAGATATGATTGTAGAATTAGACGATTTCGATAGAGTTTGGAGTTTTTTGGAGATAATTAGTAAGGATGATAATGAAAATGATTTGATTGAGTGGAAGGATCGTTATCAGGTAAAGCCAGAAGAGTTAGAAGAAATAGAGAATTTTTTAATTGATAATGATTTAGTATATACTAATGAGCAACGGTATGACGAGGAAAATCCAAGGAGATTAAACTTTTTAAATAATATAATCGGAGGACCTAATCGTTATACAATAGAGCAATTAATTGATTCTAAGCAAATTTTGATAATAGGTCTTGGAACGGTCGGAACAGCTGTTTTACGTTTATTATTGGGAATGGGATTTAAGCGATTTATTTTAATTGATGGTGATAGAGTAGAAAAGAAGAACCTTATGCACCAGTTTTACTTCGATAAACGAGATATAGGAAGAAAAAAAGTGGAGGTTATTATTGAAAAAATTAAGGAGTTATCTAATGAAGTAAGCATTAATATATATGATGAGTATATTAATACTTTTCAAGATTTAAAACCCATTATTAAAGAATATCGCATTGATTGTATTTTTTGCGCATTTGATAATTATTCATTGGAACTACTAAGTCAGTTGGAAGAATATACTTCTAAAAATAAGATACCTACTTACATTTCAGGTTATAATGTTGGAAAGACGGTTGCAAAAAAATTGGATAAAGAAGTAGTTAATGAAAGTAAGCCTCTTTTAAACGAAAATATTAAAACCATTTTTTCTAATTCAGGTGTAGGGTTTTTAGGGGATTTAGCAGCAATTTTAATGTTTCGATTATGGATGGAGGAACTGGTGGGGATTTTGAACCATCATACTAAAAAACTTGAAATAGATTTTTTTTCTTTATCAAATATTACAGAGAAAAATATTAAAATAAATGAAATACTTAATTATGATAATATATATGATAATGCACTAGTCAATAAGGAAATAAAAGAAAATATTATTATGCCTAGGATTTTAAATTATTATTTGGAGTATATAAAATTCGGTGATCCAAAAATTTTTGAAATTATAAAGAAATATAATGATCAGTTTAAATTAGAACTATTTGAAAATGAAGAATTAGAACAACAAAGGTATATGAATCAATTATCACAGTTTAAGATTACCTATCAAGATAAGGAATATAATATAATGGAATTTTCTAAGTTAATTTTAACAGTTTCAGATATTCCGACAGAGATAATAGACGCATATCTTCATCAGCAAGTTAAACTTTTTCCTCAAGCGATAGAAATTATTAAACATAAAAAGGAAAAATATTACAGCGATTATCAAATTATTTGGAATGAGAAAAGCAATTTTATTCGATTGATGAAGAAATGCATGCTAGAATTCTCAAAAATTCACTTAAATTATACTATCGATTATAATGAGTATAAACTTATACAAAATAAAGGTGAGATTGAAGATATCGACATAGTTTTAAATTCGTTGAAAAAGATAGATACCAAAGTTATAGGATATGATTTAAGTGGATATATAGATTATTGTAAGAGCCATAATTATTTACACGTAGGTCCTACTATAAAAAATACTTTATGTTTATATAATCCACGTTACAATAGTGTTAATATTAGCATACCATTTTCGTATAGTTGGGATAATGCAATATCTATTGCGCATGAAATAGGTCAAGGTTATTTTTACTCTTTTATTTCGTCTCGCGAAAAGCATAAATTGGGGGCACTAGTGAATAAAACTTTTGCATTCATTAATGAGTTTCTATTCGAGTTCACCATATTAGAAACTGGAATCAATCGAAAGGCGATAGTTGATTCAATAGTATATAAACTACAAAATGTTATTGTTAGACTATTTTCTTTAGATTTATATGAACAGAGAATTTTAAATTTAGATGAAATTACGTTAGAAAATATTGTTGAGGGAAGAAATCAATTAATTACAGAATCTTTTCCAAACTTTAAAATAATGAATGATAAATTTAGTCGATATAATCTAGTAATAAACCTAGATATGTTATTCGAAAAAAGGGATGTTTGTTTGTATCCCGAAGCGTTAGTGTATGGATTTTATATTGCTAAGGAAGTATATAGTACTGATGATGCTTTTTCAAGGTTTACATCTTGGTTAAGAAAAAAACCAATAGAGGATATAACAATAAGTAATTTATTAAGTCAAGTATTCGGTGTCACTTTAAATACTGAGTTTTATGAAATTATCATTGGTGAAATTATTGACTATGCTAAGATATTAAAAAATATTAGTTCAGAGTGTTCGACTGTGTAA
- a CDS encoding LysR family transcriptional regulator: MNLNHLQYFRVLAKLEHYTQAAEQLSITQPSLSHAISTLEKELGTYLFEKQGRNVRLTKYGRFFLTYVENALDELELGEKKLRELTSQSNGSIDLGFIYTLGAQFVPTLVNDFLKYEAYQNIRFSFGQGNTKQIIQDLKNEKYDLALCSYVENEPDIEFIPITQQELVMIVPPHHPLAKKESIDLKEVSEYPFIFFNKESGIRKLIDALFDEINVQPTIICEVEEDTAVAGLVSVNYGVAIIPRISFLDQFNVKVLPITNPKHERYIYLASVRNKYVSPSVTAFKNFILSHSKTLTENNKK; encoded by the coding sequence ATGAACTTAAACCATCTTCAATATTTCCGCGTTCTAGCTAAACTTGAGCACTACACCCAAGCGGCAGAGCAACTTTCTATTACCCAACCAAGCTTAAGCCATGCGATTTCAACGCTTGAAAAAGAACTAGGTACCTATCTCTTTGAAAAACAAGGACGAAACGTTCGACTCACTAAATATGGTCGTTTTTTCCTAACATATGTAGAGAATGCCTTAGACGAATTAGAACTGGGTGAAAAAAAACTTCGTGAATTAACCAGTCAATCAAATGGATCCATTGACTTAGGATTTATCTATACACTTGGAGCACAATTTGTTCCGACTCTTGTGAATGACTTTTTAAAATATGAAGCTTATCAAAACATTCGTTTCTCATTTGGTCAAGGAAATACCAAACAAATTATTCAAGACTTAAAAAATGAGAAGTATGACTTAGCCCTTTGTTCTTATGTAGAAAATGAGCCTGATATTGAATTTATCCCTATTACTCAACAAGAGTTAGTCATGATTGTTCCTCCTCATCATCCTTTGGCAAAAAAAGAAAGTATCGATTTAAAAGAAGTTTCGGAATATCCATTTATTTTCTTTAATAAAGAAAGTGGAATTCGTAAATTAATAGATGCTTTATTTGATGAAATTAATGTTCAGCCAACGATTATTTGTGAAGTTGAAGAAGACACCGCTGTCGCTGGATTAGTATCCGTTAACTATGGGGTTGCCATTATTCCTCGAATCTCATTTTTAGATCAATTCAATGTAAAAGTACTACCTATTACAAATCCTAAACATGAACGTTATATTTATCTAGCATCTGTTCGCAATAAATACGTTAGTCCATCAGTAACAGCCTTTAAAAACTTTATCTTAAGTCATTCCAAAACGTTAACTGAAAATAATAAAAAGTAG
- a CDS encoding NAD(P)/FAD-dependent oxidoreductase, whose translation MSYQHLFKPLTIKGMTLKNRIVMPPMGTNYGGEFGDFTDEHIKYYELRAKGGTGLIIIENACVDFPLGSNGTTQIRIDHDRYIPALYKLTETLHRYGTCVSIQINHSGASAVPGRIEGLQPVSSSNIPSKTGGAIPRPLTKEEILEIVEKYAQAARRAQIAGFDAVEIHGGHSYLLCQFLSPLYNNRTDEFGGSVENRARFARLVLERVRQEVGPFFPIMFRLSADELIEGGNTLEDSLEILDYLAQEVDIINVSAAVNDSIQYQIDAMHLEDGWRSYMAAAVKEKFADKIVMTTGNIRDPKVAEQILEEGRADLIGMGRGLIADPEWVNKVQSGKESTLRKCISCNIGCAGHRIALNRPIRCTINPETIKGEEHQCYELTKSTNVVVIGGGTAGLEAACTAAEVGCTTFLIEKSNVLGGLAREISKLPEKARIADFPDYLVQRAQNLKNLIVFTNTEATVEFVENLKPDVIVNATGSSPLLPPIPGLHDHVDQEGGKVKSIFGLLSNIDSFEFEGKKVAVIGGGAVGLDTVEFFAERGAEVSIVERLPMLGRDLDHITRIQMLDMTKRKDVNVMTNTSLLEITGDYFVIEKDGEQMNLEFDYGFVCLGMRPQTPVLEAMQQHFMPLGVQVINIGDSKRTRKIIDGVAEGRNITETLMSLGVLSK comes from the coding sequence ATGAGTTACCAACATTTATTTAAGCCATTAACGATTAAAGGAATGACGCTTAAAAACCGTATTGTCATGCCACCAATGGGAACAAACTATGGTGGAGAATTTGGTGATTTTACGGATGAACATATTAAGTATTATGAATTACGCGCTAAAGGTGGAACAGGATTAATTATTATTGAAAATGCCTGTGTTGATTTTCCTTTAGGTTCAAACGGAACAACTCAAATTCGTATTGATCATGATCGCTATATTCCAGCTTTATATAAATTAACAGAAACACTTCATCGTTATGGAACATGTGTTTCAATCCAAATTAACCACTCAGGTGCATCAGCAGTACCAGGACGTATTGAAGGGTTACAACCTGTTTCATCTTCAAATATTCCTTCAAAAACAGGAGGAGCTATTCCACGTCCATTAACAAAAGAAGAGATTTTAGAAATCGTTGAAAAATATGCTCAAGCAGCTCGTCGTGCTCAAATTGCTGGATTTGATGCGGTAGAAATTCATGGTGGGCATTCTTATTTATTATGCCAATTCTTATCTCCATTATATAATAATCGTACAGATGAATTTGGAGGAAGTGTTGAAAATCGTGCGCGTTTTGCTCGTTTAGTATTAGAGCGTGTACGTCAAGAGGTTGGACCATTCTTCCCAATTATGTTCAGATTAAGTGCAGATGAATTAATTGAAGGTGGAAATACACTTGAAGATTCATTAGAAATCTTAGATTATTTAGCACAAGAAGTTGATATTATTAACGTTTCGGCAGCTGTAAATGATTCAATTCAATATCAAATTGATGCCATGCATTTAGAAGATGGTTGGCGTTCATACATGGCAGCTGCAGTTAAAGAAAAATTTGCAGATAAAATCGTAATGACAACTGGAAACATTCGTGATCCTAAAGTAGCAGAGCAAATTTTAGAAGAAGGTCGCGCAGATTTAATCGGTATGGGACGTGGATTAATTGCAGATCCAGAATGGGTAAATAAAGTTCAATCTGGAAAAGAATCAACGTTACGTAAATGTATTTCATGTAACATCGGATGTGCTGGACATCGTATTGCCTTAAATCGTCCAATTCGTTGTACGATTAACCCAGAAACAATTAAGGGTGAAGAACATCAATGCTATGAATTAACAAAATCAACAAATGTTGTTGTGATTGGTGGAGGAACAGCAGGATTAGAAGCTGCTTGTACGGCTGCAGAAGTTGGATGTACAACATTCTTAATTGAAAAATCAAATGTATTAGGTGGATTAGCACGTGAAATTTCTAAGTTACCAGAAAAAGCACGTATTGCTGATTTCCCAGATTACTTAGTTCAACGTGCGCAAAACTTAAAGAACTTAATTGTATTTACAAATACAGAGGCAACGGTTGAGTTTGTTGAAAACTTAAAACCAGATGTAATTGTAAATGCAACAGGATCATCACCATTACTTCCTCCAATTCCAGGATTACATGATCATGTGGATCAAGAAGGTGGAAAAGTTAAATCAATCTTTGGTTTATTAAGTAATATCGATTCATTTGAATTTGAAGGTAAAAAAGTAGCTGTCATTGGTGGAGGAGCTGTTGGACTTGATACAGTGGAATTCTTTGCAGAGCGTGGCGCTGAAGTTTCAATTGTTGAACGTTTACCAATGTTAGGACGCGATTTAGATCACATCACGCGTATTCAAATGTTAGACATGACTAAACGTAAAGATGTTAATGTCATGACAAATACATCATTATTAGAAATCACAGGAGATTACTTTGTGATTGAAAAAGATGGAGAACAAATGAACTTAGAATTCGATTACGGATTCGTTTGTTTAGGAATGCGCCCTCAAACACCAGTTCTTGAAGCGATGCAACAACACTTCATGCCATTAGGTGTTCAAGTAATCAATATTGGTGATAGTAAACGTACACGTAAAATCATCGATGGTGTTGCAGAAGGACGCAATATTACAGAGACATTAATGTCATTAGGTGTATTATCGAAGTAG
- a CDS encoding RadC family protein, giving the protein MSNVAKRINIVSIKMVKESSFLYQTRKISSPNDAYEMIKDQLEGLDREQFIIACLNTKNEPTNISVVAVGTLNKAIVHPREVFKTAILSNAASIMAFHNHPSGNAEPSQQDIQLTHRLVEAGELLGIKLLDHLIIGDGTFTSLKEKGYL; this is encoded by the coding sequence ATGTCGAATGTTGCAAAACGTATTAATATCGTATCTATTAAAATGGTAAAGGAGTCTAGCTTCCTTTATCAAACACGTAAAATTTCATCACCTAATGATGCATATGAAATGATTAAAGATCAACTAGAAGGATTAGATCGTGAGCAATTCATCATTGCTTGTTTGAATACAAAGAATGAACCCACTAATATTTCAGTGGTAGCAGTTGGAACACTCAATAAGGCGATTGTTCATCCAAGAGAAGTCTTTAAAACAGCCATCCTATCCAATGCAGCGAGCATTATGGCTTTTCATAATCATCCATCAGGAAATGCCGAACCCTCACAACAAGATATTCAACTAACCCATCGCTTAGTTGAAGCAGGTGAGTTACTTGGCATCAAGCTATTAGATCATCTCATTATAGGAGATGGAACATTTACATCATTAAAAGAAAAAGGTTATTTATAA